A DNA window from Pseudomonas tohonis contains the following coding sequences:
- a CDS encoding lysozyme inhibitor LprI family protein, with protein MALLTLAWALCGASQARGAESAIEGCFNLSNDQVVACIEPLHQRSEDELDATVQGIRARLKVDLQLFDAAQRAWLEFRSRECAVQSVTARGYRDPERQKALFLEACQVELNNARIQGLERLQLYCDNCLH; from the coding sequence ATGGCTTTGCTCACCCTTGCATGGGCCCTTTGTGGAGCGAGTCAGGCCCGGGGCGCTGAAAGTGCTATCGAGGGCTGCTTCAACCTGAGCAATGATCAGGTCGTGGCGTGCATCGAGCCGCTTCATCAACGCTCGGAAGATGAACTCGATGCGACGGTGCAAGGTATTCGCGCGCGTTTGAAGGTGGACCTTCAACTCTTTGATGCGGCCCAACGTGCCTGGCTGGAGTTCCGTAGCCGCGAATGTGCCGTTCAGTCAGTTACGGCACGGGGTTATCGCGACCCGGAGAGGCAGAAGGCACTGTTCCTCGAGGCTTGCCAGGTTGAGTTGAATAATGCGCGTATCCAGGGGCTCGAGCGGCTCCAGTTGTACTGTGATAACTGCCTGCACTAG